From one Catenuloplanes nepalensis genomic stretch:
- a CDS encoding beta-N-acetylhexosaminidase, producing MLIPRPVSISDSAGSFALTPATSVHAPDAPEVAALLRELLTPVTGLPLPDATAPGPDTVVLRVDPGADDLGAEGYRLDVARTGVTAVAAGPAGLRWAVHALRQLLPVDAFARDRRDTTWTVAPVSIVDTPRYPWRGLLLDVGRWHKPVAWLRTVVDLLAMHRMNVLHLHLTDDQGWRFEVRKHPRLTSVGAFRRASPAGHETENRSDGTPHGGFYTQDELRDLVAYAGRRGVTIVPEIDLPGHMQAAIAAYPRLGNDPTDPPEVWTRFGVSHRVLNVEDETVAFVEDVLDELMDVFPSPWIHLGGDEVPLDEWRASPTAARRIAAEGLTGPGDLLGWWIRRAAAHVARAGRRPVLWDELVGQDAPADAIVMAWRGHDRIGAGLRDGHDVVATPHEHLYLNYPASDAPGEPLSIRDGYGPGHGPTTLEQVYAYRPEPGDDLPSRVVGVQANMWCEYAPTPERAEYDLLPRLAAVAEVAWGAGSDVAAFRTRLATHVRRFDAAGLHHRPLEQ from the coding sequence ATGCTGATCCCCCGTCCCGTCTCGATCTCGGACAGCGCCGGGTCGTTCGCGCTCACGCCCGCGACCTCGGTGCACGCGCCGGACGCGCCCGAGGTCGCGGCGCTGCTGCGCGAGCTGCTCACACCGGTCACCGGCCTGCCGCTGCCGGACGCGACCGCGCCCGGCCCGGACACCGTGGTGCTGCGCGTCGACCCGGGCGCGGACGATCTCGGCGCGGAGGGCTACCGGCTCGACGTGGCCCGCACCGGCGTGACCGCGGTCGCGGCAGGGCCGGCCGGGCTGCGCTGGGCCGTGCACGCGCTCCGCCAACTGCTGCCGGTGGACGCCTTCGCGCGGGACCGCCGCGACACCACCTGGACCGTGGCGCCCGTCTCCATCGTGGACACGCCGCGCTATCCGTGGCGCGGGCTCCTGCTGGACGTGGGCCGATGGCACAAGCCGGTCGCCTGGCTGCGCACGGTCGTCGACCTGCTCGCCATGCACCGGATGAACGTGCTGCACCTGCACCTGACGGACGACCAGGGCTGGCGCTTCGAGGTGCGCAAGCACCCCCGGCTGACGTCGGTCGGCGCGTTCCGCCGCGCGTCCCCGGCCGGCCACGAGACCGAGAACCGCTCCGACGGTACGCCGCACGGCGGCTTCTACACGCAGGACGAGCTGCGGGATCTCGTGGCCTATGCCGGCCGGCGCGGCGTCACGATCGTCCCGGAGATCGATCTGCCCGGCCACATGCAGGCCGCGATCGCCGCGTACCCCCGACTCGGCAACGACCCGACCGACCCGCCCGAGGTGTGGACCCGTTTCGGCGTCAGCCACCGCGTGCTCAACGTCGAGGACGAGACCGTGGCGTTCGTCGAGGACGTGCTGGACGAGCTGATGGACGTCTTCCCGAGCCCGTGGATCCACCTCGGCGGCGACGAGGTCCCGCTGGACGAGTGGCGGGCCTCGCCCACGGCCGCCCGCCGGATCGCGGCCGAGGGCCTGACCGGGCCCGGCGACCTGCTCGGCTGGTGGATCCGCCGGGCAGCCGCACACGTGGCCCGGGCCGGCCGCCGCCCGGTGCTCTGGGACGAGCTGGTCGGGCAGGACGCGCCCGCGGACGCGATCGTGATGGCCTGGCGCGGCCACGACCGGATCGGGGCCGGGCTGCGCGACGGGCACGACGTGGTCGCCACCCCGCACGAGCACCTCTACCTGAACTATCCGGCGTCGGACGCGCCCGGCGAACCGCTCTCCATCCGCGACGGCTACGGCCCCGGGCACGGCCCGACCACGCTGGAGCAGGTCTACGCCTACCGCCCGGAGCCCGGCGACGATCTGCCGTCCCGGGTGGTCGGCGTGCAGGCCAACATGTGGTGCGAGTACGCCCCGACGCCGGAACGCGC
- a CDS encoding carbohydrate-binding protein produces MTTPARVRVGALAAAALVTTAGGLIAASNAAASTDVTASAACGVLFDDFNYTSPSDSAFTGHGWTARDNPGGPGVPGATWSAANITFPTVDGQKVAQLQAATDGTAAGTTHAEFLQTERRFFEGTYAARIKFSDAPVSGPDGDHINETFFAIGPGQRFDYDPLYSELDFSEYLPNGGWGVTGSINYQTSWNGYREDPWDPYNAHSQQTGSLAGWHTVMGQVANGHVRYFIDGVQVGDHTVSEKDPAWSVYPRAAMSINFNLWFIDLAAHTGGRATYQEHVDWVYYAKNESVSPADLTARTAAYRSSGRVHEDTLVGGGCPTGPTPTATSSPRPPTTPPPATPPPASCAGASPWAWGTVYPAGDRATHNGHLWQANWWTQGSEPGLTAQWRDLGTC; encoded by the coding sequence ATGACAACCCCCGCACGGGTACGCGTCGGCGCACTCGCCGCCGCGGCCCTGGTCACGACCGCCGGCGGCCTGATAGCCGCCAGCAACGCGGCCGCCTCCACCGATGTCACCGCCTCGGCCGCCTGTGGAGTCCTGTTCGACGACTTCAACTACACGTCCCCGTCGGACAGCGCGTTCACCGGGCACGGCTGGACCGCGCGCGACAACCCGGGCGGGCCCGGCGTGCCCGGCGCCACCTGGTCCGCGGCCAACATCACGTTCCCGACCGTGGACGGGCAGAAGGTCGCGCAGTTGCAGGCCGCCACGGACGGGACCGCGGCCGGGACCACGCACGCGGAGTTCCTGCAGACCGAGCGGCGGTTCTTCGAGGGCACCTACGCGGCGCGGATCAAGTTCTCCGACGCGCCGGTCAGCGGCCCGGACGGCGACCACATCAACGAGACGTTCTTCGCGATCGGGCCGGGGCAGCGCTTCGACTACGACCCGCTCTACTCCGAACTGGACTTCTCCGAATATCTGCCGAACGGCGGCTGGGGCGTCACCGGGTCGATCAACTACCAGACCAGCTGGAACGGGTACCGCGAGGACCCCTGGGACCCGTACAACGCGCACTCCCAGCAGACCGGCAGCCTGGCCGGCTGGCACACCGTGATGGGCCAGGTGGCGAACGGGCACGTGCGGTACTTCATCGACGGCGTGCAGGTCGGCGACCACACGGTGTCGGAGAAGGACCCGGCGTGGAGCGTCTACCCGCGCGCGGCCATGTCGATCAACTTCAACCTGTGGTTCATCGACCTGGCCGCGCACACCGGCGGGCGGGCCACGTACCAGGAGCACGTGGACTGGGTCTACTACGCGAAGAACGAGTCGGTGTCACCGGCCGACCTGACCGCGCGCACCGCGGCGTACCGCAGCTCCGGCCGGGTGCACGAGGATACCCTGGTGGGCGGCGGCTGCCCCACCGGACCGACCCCCACGGCCACCTCCTCCCCCAGGCCGCCGACCACGCCGCCGCCGGCCACGCCGCCGCCGGCCTCATGCGCCGGTGCGAGCCCGTGGGCCTGGGGCACCGTCTATCCGGCCGGTGACCGGGCCACCCACAACGGCCACCTGTGGCAGGCGAACTGGTGGACGCAGGGCTCCGAGCCCGGCCTGACCGCGCAGTGGCGCGACCTCGGCACCTGCTGA
- a CDS encoding carbohydrate ABC transporter permease, translating to MRRRALVNGACVIIAVLFVFPVYWMASTALKPDADIVSYPPVLLPWPIELGHFGRVLGDGEFWAALRASLTVTVTVVTAGTLVALMAAVALARFTFRGRTGFVLGLIIVQMIPAEALFIPFYLMLRETRLLGQLAGLMLVYLSITVPFTAWMLRGFVASIPADLEEAAAMDGASRWQTFWRVLFPLVAPGLLATSIFSFITAWTEFTYAYVLINDPRNYPLPVYIQSFIGRDDVDYGPQMAVAFLFTLPVVVFFLFVQRRAVAGMSAGAVKG from the coding sequence ATGAGGCGCCGCGCGCTGGTGAACGGCGCCTGCGTGATCATCGCGGTGCTCTTCGTCTTCCCGGTCTACTGGATGGCGTCGACCGCGCTCAAGCCGGACGCGGACATCGTCAGCTACCCGCCGGTGCTGCTGCCGTGGCCCATCGAGCTCGGCCACTTCGGACGGGTGCTCGGCGACGGCGAGTTCTGGGCCGCGCTGCGCGCCTCGCTCACCGTCACCGTGACCGTGGTGACGGCCGGGACGCTGGTCGCGCTGATGGCCGCGGTCGCGCTGGCCCGGTTCACGTTCCGCGGCCGGACCGGGTTCGTGCTCGGGCTGATCATCGTGCAGATGATCCCGGCTGAGGCGCTGTTCATCCCGTTCTACCTGATGCTCCGCGAGACCCGCCTGCTCGGGCAGCTGGCCGGGCTGATGCTGGTCTACCTGTCGATCACGGTGCCGTTCACCGCGTGGATGCTGCGCGGGTTCGTCGCGTCGATTCCGGCCGACCTGGAGGAGGCCGCGGCGATGGACGGCGCGAGCCGCTGGCAGACGTTCTGGCGGGTGCTGTTCCCGCTGGTCGCGCCGGGACTGCTGGCCACCTCGATCTTCTCGTTCATCACCGCCTGGACCGAGTTCACCTACGCGTACGTGCTGATCAACGACCCGAGGAACTACCCGCTGCCGGTCTACATCCAGTCGTTCATCGGCCGCGACGACGTCGACTACGGGCCGCAGATGGCGGTCGCCTTCCTGTTCACGCTCCCGGTCGTCGTCTTCTTCCTGTTCGTTCAGCGTCGCGCCGTGGCCGGCATGAGCGCCGGCGCGGTCAAGGGCTGA
- a CDS encoding carbohydrate ABC transporter permease produces the protein MSTVLAPAPPVADAPAAPRKRVITPYILLIPATVAVFVTLVYPVGRMIALSFQRGNLGDLIARRSVWVGLDNYRSVLTDPVFWTVLPRTVGFAVVCVVLTLTIATGCALLLQHASRWARLLLSAGMVIAWATPVLIGAVVFKWLFDAEFGVVNWLLTESGLCDCRHRSWLGDQWSAFAVLVSIVVWGAVPFAALSIYAGLLTVPPELGEAARVDGAGAHRIFWRITFPLLRPIYAILTVLSVIWDTKVFPQVWLTTKGGPYQGTVMLGVYIYQKGIVGSQFGVASTVAVLMTIMLVGLSWIYIRAMRQEAR, from the coding sequence GTGAGCACCGTCCTGGCCCCGGCGCCACCGGTCGCCGACGCACCGGCCGCCCCCAGAAAGCGCGTCATAACCCCATACATCCTGCTGATCCCCGCCACCGTCGCGGTGTTCGTGACGCTGGTCTACCCGGTCGGGCGCATGATCGCGCTCAGCTTCCAGCGCGGGAACCTCGGCGACCTGATCGCCCGCCGCTCGGTGTGGGTGGGCCTGGACAACTACCGGTCCGTGCTCACCGACCCGGTGTTCTGGACCGTGCTTCCCCGTACCGTCGGATTCGCAGTGGTCTGTGTGGTCCTGACCCTGACCATCGCCACCGGCTGCGCGCTGTTGCTGCAACACGCGAGCCGTTGGGCCCGGCTGCTGCTCTCGGCCGGCATGGTGATCGCCTGGGCCACGCCCGTGCTGATCGGCGCCGTGGTCTTCAAGTGGCTCTTCGACGCCGAGTTCGGCGTGGTCAACTGGCTGCTCACCGAGTCCGGGCTGTGCGACTGCCGGCACCGGTCCTGGCTCGGCGACCAGTGGTCCGCGTTCGCCGTGCTGGTCTCGATCGTGGTCTGGGGCGCGGTCCCGTTCGCCGCACTCTCGATCTACGCCGGGCTGCTGACCGTGCCGCCGGAGCTGGGCGAGGCCGCACGGGTGGACGGCGCGGGCGCGCACCGGATCTTCTGGCGCATCACGTTCCCGCTGCTGCGCCCGATCTACGCGATCCTGACCGTGCTCTCCGTCATCTGGGACACGAAGGTCTTCCCACAGGTCTGGCTGACCACCAAGGGCGGGCCGTACCAGGGCACCGTGATGCTGGGCGTGTACATCTACCAGAAGGGCATCGTCGGCTCGCAGTTCGGCGTCGCGTCCACGGTCGCGGTGCTGATGACGATCATGCTGGTCGGGCTCTCCTGGATCTACATCCGGGCGATGCGGCAGGAGGCCCGATGA
- a CDS encoding extracellular solute-binding protein → MTTLTRRRALGAALAATVLAATAACGGAAAEDGPITLDVWLMKDSAPDAVLQQINAEFQDAHPGVTVAVQILEWDGRDVKWKTALAGDTPPDVLEMGNTDVLAYAASGALTDLTGREFENQATWLQGLREAGSYEERLYGVPYYGGDRVIIYRKDLWAKAGLSAEPTTLAELRTAGEKLQTANGGDFSGLYFPGRYQYAALPFLYDTGGVIAVRDGDRWTGALSTPQAQAGLTNWADLVKAVSRAPADADETNLAEVLAEGRTGMIIGQAWMVGAIGREHPELADQLAAFPVPGTAGPMPVFLGGSNLASAAASPHQDLAYDWIRLMTGTKYQTLLAQNGLLPNSASLAGVVTGITKIQMDAAAKSWFTPTSTKWSDVDNAQVLMDMLQSIAAGDATVAEATRRADEQINQMLNAA, encoded by the coding sequence ATGACCACCCTGACCCGCCGCCGCGCGCTCGGCGCCGCGCTCGCGGCCACCGTGCTCGCGGCCACCGCGGCCTGTGGCGGCGCCGCGGCCGAGGACGGCCCGATCACGCTCGACGTCTGGCTGATGAAGGACTCCGCGCCGGACGCGGTGCTCCAGCAGATCAACGCGGAGTTCCAGGACGCGCACCCGGGCGTCACGGTCGCGGTGCAGATCCTGGAGTGGGACGGCCGCGACGTGAAGTGGAAGACCGCGCTGGCCGGTGACACGCCGCCGGACGTGCTGGAGATGGGCAACACGGACGTGCTGGCCTACGCGGCCTCCGGCGCGCTGACCGACCTGACCGGCCGCGAGTTCGAGAACCAGGCGACCTGGCTGCAAGGGCTGCGCGAGGCCGGCAGCTACGAGGAGAGGCTCTACGGCGTCCCGTACTACGGCGGCGACCGCGTGATCATCTACCGCAAGGACCTGTGGGCGAAGGCCGGGCTGAGCGCGGAGCCCACCACGCTCGCGGAACTGCGGACCGCCGGAGAGAAGCTGCAGACCGCGAACGGCGGTGATTTCTCCGGCCTCTACTTCCCCGGCCGCTACCAGTACGCGGCACTGCCGTTCCTCTACGACACCGGCGGCGTGATCGCGGTCCGGGACGGTGACCGCTGGACCGGCGCGCTCTCCACCCCGCAGGCGCAGGCCGGCCTCACCAACTGGGCCGATCTGGTCAAGGCCGTGTCGAGGGCGCCGGCCGACGCGGACGAGACGAACCTGGCGGAGGTGCTGGCCGAGGGCCGCACCGGCATGATCATCGGCCAGGCCTGGATGGTCGGCGCGATCGGCAGGGAGCACCCGGAGCTGGCCGATCAGCTGGCCGCGTTCCCGGTGCCGGGCACGGCCGGGCCGATGCCGGTCTTCCTCGGCGGCTCCAACCTGGCGTCCGCGGCCGCGAGCCCGCACCAGGACCTGGCGTACGACTGGATCAGGCTGATGACCGGCACGAAGTACCAGACGCTGCTGGCGCAGAACGGCCTGCTGCCGAACTCGGCGAGCCTGGCCGGGGTGGTCACCGGCATCACGAAGATCCAGATGGACGCGGCCGCGAAGAGCTGGTTCACGCCCACCTCCACCAAGTGGTCCGACGTGGACAACGCGCAGGTGCTGATGGACATGCTGCAGTCGATCGCGGCCGGCGACGCCACCGTGGCCGAGGCCACGAGAAGGGCCGACGAGCAGATCAACCAGATGCTGAACGCGGCCTGA
- a CDS encoding GntR family transcriptional regulator, which produces MKRAEIRELLRELIDGREPGDMMPSERHLSERFGVSRPTLRAAIEDLTRDGLLVRSHGRGTFTPPRKISQELAPASAGNFTVPPAEGDWRSEVIDFRIEPAGARLGRRMERSPGESLRYIQRVRVVDGAPMAIERIRIPAELVPGLVPADVETGSLYQLLRMRYEVVVADAVQTTEPTVTDAEESRLLGVPLHAPALLFERTTRDTSGRVVEFARSIYRGDRYRITTHLAFGSDAG; this is translated from the coding sequence ATGAAGCGGGCCGAGATCCGGGAACTGCTCCGCGAGTTGATCGACGGCCGCGAACCCGGCGACATGATGCCGTCCGAACGGCACCTCAGCGAGCGGTTCGGCGTCTCCCGGCCCACGCTGCGCGCCGCGATCGAGGACCTGACCAGGGACGGGCTGCTGGTCCGCAGTCACGGGCGGGGCACGTTCACGCCGCCCCGGAAGATCTCCCAGGAGCTCGCCCCGGCCAGCGCGGGCAACTTCACCGTGCCGCCGGCCGAGGGTGACTGGCGCAGCGAGGTCATCGACTTCCGGATCGAGCCGGCCGGCGCGCGCCTCGGCCGCCGGATGGAGCGCTCGCCCGGCGAATCACTGCGATACATCCAGCGGGTACGTGTGGTCGACGGCGCTCCGATGGCGATCGAGCGCATCCGCATCCCGGCCGAGCTGGTCCCCGGCCTGGTGCCGGCGGACGTCGAGACCGGGTCGCTCTACCAACTGCTGCGCATGCGGTACGAGGTGGTGGTCGCGGACGCGGTGCAGACCACGGAGCCCACGGTGACGGATGCGGAGGAGTCGCGGCTGCTCGGCGTACCGTTGCATGCCCCTGCCCTGCTCTTCGAGCGCACCACCCGGGACACGTCCGGCCGGGTGGTGGAGTTCGCCCGCTCGATCTACCGCGGCGACCGGTACCGGATCACCACGCACCTGGCCTTCGGGAGCGACGCCGGATAG
- a CDS encoding glycoside hydrolase family 16 protein, which produces MRSGASRVRLGLLTAAAVVTAGGGLVVTGNALAETGTATTAAACGRFFDDFSYASTGDAAFAGQGWRVRDYAGGPGVSGAAWSASNVSFTDVDGQRVAQLRGATDGTVAGTTQAEFYQAEKRFLEGTYAARIKLSDTPVSGPDGDHVNQTFFAMGPVQRFDYDPLYSELDFTEYLPNGGWGTDGPTNYQTSYNGFRADPWDPYNASDAQDGSLAGWHTIVGQAVDGRVTYFVDGVEVAEHTVDYKDGSRSVFPRVEMGLNFNLWFIDLAGHSGGRSTYQEHVDWVYYADEEAVSPAELDARTAAYRTAGTAREDTLGC; this is translated from the coding sequence GTGCGTTCAGGAGCCTCACGCGTACGGCTGGGACTGCTCACGGCGGCCGCGGTGGTCACCGCCGGCGGCGGGCTGGTGGTCACCGGCAACGCGCTGGCCGAGACCGGCACCGCGACGACCGCGGCGGCCTGCGGACGGTTCTTCGACGATTTCAGCTACGCCTCGACCGGCGACGCCGCGTTCGCCGGCCAGGGCTGGCGCGTCCGTGACTACGCGGGCGGCCCCGGCGTCTCGGGCGCGGCCTGGTCCGCCTCGAACGTCTCGTTCACCGATGTGGACGGTCAGCGCGTCGCACAGCTGCGCGGCGCCACGGACGGCACCGTGGCCGGCACCACGCAGGCCGAGTTCTACCAGGCCGAGAAGCGGTTCCTGGAGGGCACCTACGCGGCGCGGATCAAGCTGTCCGACACGCCGGTCAGCGGCCCGGACGGCGACCACGTCAACCAGACGTTCTTCGCGATGGGCCCGGTGCAGCGCTTCGACTACGACCCGCTCTACTCGGAGCTGGACTTCACCGAGTACCTGCCCAACGGCGGCTGGGGCACGGATGGTCCGACCAACTACCAGACCAGCTACAACGGGTTCCGGGCCGATCCGTGGGACCCGTACAACGCCAGTGACGCGCAGGACGGCAGCCTGGCCGGCTGGCACACGATCGTGGGTCAGGCCGTGGACGGGCGCGTGACGTACTTCGTCGACGGCGTCGAGGTCGCCGAGCACACCGTGGACTACAAGGACGGCTCGCGCTCGGTCTTCCCGCGCGTGGAGATGGGCCTCAACTTCAACCTGTGGTTCATCGACCTGGCCGGGCACTCCGGCGGCCGGTCGACGTACCAGGAGCACGTGGACTGGGTCTACTACGCGGACGAGGAGGCGGTCTCCCCGGCCGAACTGGACGCGCGCACCGCGGCCTACCGCACCGCCGGCACCGCGCGCGAGGACACGCTCGGCTGCTGA
- a CDS encoding TetR/AcrR family transcriptional regulator, producing the protein MTESNARRVRGSYTKGRAKRAEILRYAVVVFAESGYRGGSLKEIADGVGLTQAGLLHHFSSKEQLLAEVLDERDGADLNRLDGERGWAFIQAVADLVRHNATVPGLVQLYATLSGEAVAEDHPAHAFFAGRYRRIRGLLAEAMHAAKADGDVPADLDVAAATVSMIALMDGLQIQWLLDRDAVDMPAVLDAFLARLRAPAR; encoded by the coding sequence GTGACCGAGTCGAACGCGCGGCGCGTCCGCGGCAGCTACACCAAGGGACGGGCGAAACGGGCCGAGATCCTGCGGTACGCGGTCGTGGTCTTCGCCGAGTCCGGTTACCGCGGCGGCTCGCTGAAGGAGATCGCGGACGGTGTCGGGCTCACCCAGGCCGGGCTGCTGCACCACTTCTCGTCCAAGGAACAGCTGCTCGCCGAGGTGCTCGACGAGCGGGACGGCGCGGACCTGAACCGGCTCGACGGCGAGCGCGGCTGGGCGTTCATCCAGGCGGTCGCGGACCTGGTGCGGCACAACGCCACGGTCCCGGGCCTGGTGCAGCTCTACGCCACGCTCTCCGGTGAGGCGGTCGCGGAGGACCACCCGGCGCACGCGTTCTTCGCCGGCCGTTACCGGCGGATCCGCGGGCTGCTGGCCGAGGCGATGCACGCGGCCAAGGCGGACGGGGACGTGCCGGCCGACCTGGACGTGGCGGCGGCCACGGTGTCGATGATCGCGCTGATGGACGGCCTCCAGATCCAGTGGCTGCTCGACCGGGACGCGGTCGACATGCCCGCGGTCCTGGACGCCTTCCTCGCCCGCCTCCGCGCCCCCGCTCGGTGA
- a CDS encoding monooxygenase, whose protein sequence is MRHRNLLIGTTLAALLLTSACAATSDDAGDSAAAPATSSGHGHDYKPPPAAAPLRDGERFQELTMARPYTPQAPEGATDEYRCFMIDPGLTEAAFLTGSQFLPQNHEIVHHAIFFRMEPGQVAEAEKLDATEAGDGWRCFGNAGVGDSAWVAHWAPGADEVLLDDTLGYPMPPGSRLVMQVHYNLLAAKTAASGTDQSAIRLRLSGANLTPLNTALLTAPIELPCAPGESGPLCDRAAAVADVTKRFGAEAGGVVERLNAGCNGGRAPQVGTSQSCTIPVQRPMTVHAVAGHMHLLGRAISVELNPGTPQARKLLDIPAYDFDDQAIRPLDAPVQVKPGDSLKVSCTHDAGLRRQLPALQELPPRYVVWGEGTSDEMCLGILVVSAAA, encoded by the coding sequence GTGCGACATCGCAACCTGCTGATCGGCACCACGCTCGCCGCGCTCCTGCTCACCAGCGCATGCGCGGCCACGTCCGACGACGCCGGCGACAGCGCCGCGGCACCCGCCACGAGCAGCGGTCACGGCCACGACTACAAGCCGCCACCGGCCGCGGCACCGCTGCGCGACGGCGAGCGCTTCCAGGAGCTGACCATGGCGCGGCCGTACACGCCGCAGGCTCCGGAGGGCGCCACCGACGAGTACCGCTGCTTCATGATCGATCCGGGACTGACCGAGGCCGCGTTCCTGACCGGCAGCCAGTTCCTGCCGCAGAACCACGAGATCGTGCACCACGCGATCTTCTTCCGGATGGAGCCCGGCCAGGTCGCGGAGGCGGAGAAGCTGGACGCGACCGAGGCCGGCGACGGCTGGCGCTGCTTCGGCAACGCGGGCGTCGGCGACTCGGCCTGGGTCGCGCACTGGGCGCCGGGCGCGGACGAGGTGCTGCTGGACGACACGCTCGGCTACCCGATGCCGCCCGGCAGCCGCCTGGTCATGCAGGTGCACTACAACCTGCTGGCCGCGAAGACCGCGGCGAGCGGCACCGACCAGTCGGCCATCCGGCTGCGGCTGTCCGGCGCGAACCTGACGCCGCTGAACACCGCGCTGCTGACCGCGCCGATCGAGCTGCCGTGCGCGCCGGGCGAGTCCGGCCCACTGTGCGACCGGGCGGCCGCGGTCGCGGACGTGACCAAGCGGTTCGGCGCCGAGGCCGGTGGCGTGGTCGAGCGGCTCAACGCGGGGTGCAACGGCGGTCGCGCACCCCAGGTTGGCACCTCGCAGAGCTGCACGATCCCGGTTCAACGGCCGATGACCGTGCACGCGGTCGCCGGTCACATGCACCTGCTGGGCCGCGCGATCTCGGTCGAGCTGAACCCGGGCACGCCGCAGGCCAGGAAGTTGCTGGACATCCCGGCGTACGACTTCGACGACCAGGCGATCCGCCCGCTGGACGCGCCGGTCCAGGTCAAGCCGGGCGACTCGCTCAAGGTCAGCTGCACGCACGACGCCGGGCTCCGCCGCCAACTGCCGGCACTTCAGGAGCTGCCCCCGCGGTACGTCGTGTGGGGCGAGGGCACCAGCGACGAGATGTGCCTCGGCATCCTGGTCGTCTCCGCCGCCGCCTAG
- a CDS encoding LysR family transcriptional regulator ArgP, whose amino-acid sequence MALDPVKLDSVTAGPVTLDSVQLATFHAVIAQGSFDAAARALHVTPSAVSQRIKALEQVVGQVLVRRARPCEPTAAGASLVRLGGQIALLEREALDAARGALTGRARVAVVVNADSLASWFLPALTDVPDAVFDLHTDDEGHTAGLLRDGTVMAAVTTEHTPVQGCRVQPLGVMRYLPVAAPAVHAARFAGRELADALPDAPMVRFNRKDVLQHRFVREVTGRDLDPPAHCVPASSAFDAAVRLGLGWGLLPERMAAEDVATGRLIHLAPGRHMDVPLYWQYWRLESAVLDALTTAVRAAAAKALR is encoded by the coding sequence ATGGCGCTCGATCCGGTGAAGCTCGACTCCGTAACGGCCGGCCCCGTGACGCTCGACTCAGTGCAGCTCGCGACGTTCCACGCGGTGATCGCGCAGGGCAGCTTCGACGCGGCGGCGCGGGCGCTGCACGTCACGCCGTCCGCGGTGAGCCAGCGGATCAAGGCGCTGGAGCAGGTGGTCGGCCAGGTGCTGGTGCGGCGCGCGCGGCCGTGCGAGCCGACCGCGGCCGGTGCCTCCCTGGTCCGGCTCGGCGGGCAGATCGCGCTGCTGGAGCGGGAGGCGCTGGACGCGGCGCGCGGCGCGCTGACCGGCCGGGCGCGGGTGGCGGTCGTGGTGAACGCGGACTCGCTGGCCTCCTGGTTCCTGCCGGCGCTCACGGACGTACCCGATGCGGTCTTCGATCTGCACACGGACGACGAGGGGCACACGGCCGGCCTGCTGCGCGACGGGACCGTGATGGCCGCGGTGACCACGGAGCACACGCCGGTGCAGGGCTGCCGGGTGCAGCCGCTCGGCGTGATGCGGTACCTGCCGGTCGCCGCGCCCGCGGTGCACGCGGCCCGGTTCGCCGGGCGGGAGCTGGCGGATGCGCTGCCGGACGCGCCGATGGTCCGCTTCAACCGCAAGGACGTGCTGCAACACCGGTTCGTCCGGGAGGTGACCGGCCGCGACCTGGATCCGCCGGCCCACTGCGTCCCGGCGTCGTCCGCGTTCGACGCGGCGGTCCGGCTCGGTCTCGGCTGGGGCCTGCTGCCGGAGCGGATGGCGGCCGAGGACGTGGCGACCGGCCGTCTGATCCACCTGGCGCCGGGCCGGCACATGGACGTGCCGCTCTACTGGCAGTACTGGCGGCTGGAGTCGGCCGTCCTCGACGCGCTGACCACGGCGGTCCGGGCCGCCGCCGCGAAGGCACTGCGCTGA
- a CDS encoding LysE/ArgO family amino acid transporter, whose product MASVLAGFGFSLTLIVAIGAQNAFVLRQGLRREHVLAVVAVCAISDAVLITAGIAGLGALLAEAPAALTAVRWAGAAFLLGYAVLAARRALRPGTLTPADRPPATLRATLLACLAFTFLNPHVYLDTVVLLGAIAHQDPNQWLFGTGAAAASAVWFTALGFGAVRLAPLFARPAAWRVVDALIATVMTTLALSLLLG is encoded by the coding sequence ATGGCATCCGTCCTGGCCGGGTTCGGCTTCTCGCTCACGCTGATCGTCGCGATCGGCGCCCAGAACGCGTTCGTGCTGCGCCAGGGCCTGCGCCGCGAGCACGTGCTAGCGGTCGTCGCGGTGTGCGCGATCTCCGACGCCGTGCTGATCACGGCCGGGATCGCGGGGCTGGGCGCGCTGCTCGCCGAGGCACCGGCCGCGCTCACGGCCGTGCGCTGGGCCGGCGCCGCGTTCCTGCTCGGCTATGCCGTGCTGGCCGCGCGCCGTGCACTGCGCCCCGGCACGCTCACCCCGGCCGACCGGCCGCCGGCCACGCTCCGCGCCACGCTGCTCGCCTGCCTCGCGTTCACGTTCCTCAACCCGCACGTCTACCTGGACACGGTCGTGCTGCTCGGCGCGATCGCACACCAGGACCCGAACCAGTGGCTCTTCGGCACCGGCGCGGCCGCCGCCAGCGCGGTCTGGTTCACCGCGCTCGGCTTCGGCGCGGTCCGCCTCGCCCCGCTCTTCGCCCGCCCCGCCGCCTGGCGCGTCGTCGACGCCCTCATCGCCACCGTGATGACCACCCTCGCCCTCTCCCTCCTGCTGGGCTGA